The Populus nigra chromosome 14, ddPopNigr1.1, whole genome shotgun sequence genome has a segment encoding these proteins:
- the LOC133672274 gene encoding nodulin-20a-like — MSERFTRRSQSSAGNRNWPIHGGVTTHTSGSVLFAAHAKQMAASLEREPSPMELFVETHVRSQDHQKGAQQFVDNRASHFMETYNNRLRERYGDDILTHPKFDPDLWMEVGSSSGLDKNRVYLLSNTTADNLRSTRSVSTVGSSQSISSSQSKEFVALQQHTAQFTEKYDNLSAEYAQLKASHAQQRAEFEQIKASQAQQKVEYEQQKAAYEQQKVAYEQLREMIMNMANSGTCAPNLFWPYNHQPPPGSPPPPPAPPLY; from the exons atgtctgagcggttcacacgacgctcacagtccagTGCTGGCAACCGAAATTggccaattcatggcggggtgacaacgcacactagCGGCTCCGTtctgtttgctgcacatgcgaaacagatg gctgcaTCTCTTgaacgtgagccgagcccgatggagctgtttgtggagacgcacgtgcggagtcaagaccaccagaagggggcgcaacagttcgttgataaccgtgctagccatttcatg gagacctataataatcggttgagggagagatacggggacgatattttgacccatccgaaattcgatccggatttgtggatggaggttggctcgtcaAGTGGActcgataaaaatcgggtttacttgctctccaacactacggccgacaacttgcggtcgacccgtagtgtttcaaccgttgggagctcccaatcaatatcgagctcccaatctaaggaattcgtggccttgcagcaacacacggctcaATTCACCGAGAAATATGATAACCTATcagcggagtacgcacaactcaaagcgtctcatgcacaacaaagagcggagttTGAGCAAatcaaagcgtctcaagcacaacaaaaagtggagtatgaacaacaaaaagcggcttatgaacaacaaaaagtggcttatgaacagcttcgcgaaatgattatgaacatggcaaatagtggaacatgtgcgcctaatcttttttggccgtataaccaccagcctcctccaggatctcctcctcctcctccagctccacctttatattaa